The Fusarium poae strain DAOMC 252244 chromosome 2, whole genome shotgun sequence nucleotide sequence TTGAAGATCTCCTGGATCTCTTACACCAGAACCCGAGAGATATTCGGATCCTTGTACGGTCATCCTGATCGATTATATTTTGTAACCCGGCACTTGTTGATGAAACCCCCTCCGCGCCCGTCCGATCTTCCGACTAGAGTCTAGCTGACCCGACTGTTTACCTAGAATTGCCATAATGATAAACATGGGAGGTTGTACAGACAAGGAACTCTTATCACAGCATAGAGCTGCATTGCAGCGGGTCTTTTGGCCCAAACAGGGTACGTTATCACATATAATGATATACAAATTATAATCCAAACGAGAAGACACGCATCACCAGGTACAAAAAAATGCTTCGAAGCAGGCATTTCATCATGTACAATTACGGCGTCGAGGCAGGGATGTCCCCAATGGAGGGTCGCTCGCCTCGGCCCACGAACCGTTTACAGTGGAGAGAAGGGGGACGCGTTGGAGTGTTCGAGCACTATAACTTTAGGGGTTACAAGGTCCCCGCGGAGGCCGGTACCCCCCGCCTAGGCATGTGATGGAGACGGAATGCGCTAAGAAATAATCAAGTAGTCGCTATGCCCCGCGATATTCACGACGTCAAGCTTCTGTCTACTCGGGTTTTATTTAAACCTTGAGCATCCTCCCTTTTTCAAAAATTGTccaattaatattttattattgtTTATGTCCCTTGTTTCAATTACTAAAACAGAATAAtggcttctcctcctcatgTCGGGAGTCTCTCCCGTCTTCCTGCCAACTTGCGCGGTAGTATTGAGTCTGTTAAGCGTGGTAGACATAATGTGTCTTGGCCTTTGCTAAACCTCGATCTGTAAGTCATGATGCCACTTAGAATGCATCGTCATGATGCGCCACAAAGTCCCGACTGGATAATTGGCGTCGCAAATACTAACCACACCTATCACTACAGATTGCGCAacattcttctcttcctcttcttttggCGATGGACCCGTCGCGCATTCTGGCAGCTCAGAGGTCGTGGTATCCTCGGCTCCGTCGTCGAGCTATACACCAACATCCGTCGCATCCTCTACGGTTACTTCCTTCGAGCCCCCGGCGTGCGAGGCAAGGTCCAACAGCAGGTCAACGAATCCTTGGTCAAGCTATCCGACAAGCTAGTTCCCAAAGACCAGATTCGTTATCTTACTTTACCAAAGGAGGGCTTCTCTCATGATGTCGTGCGCTCCGAGCTCGAGAACCTCGCCAACATGGACCACACGCGCTGGGAGGATGGTTATGTCTCTGGAGCTGTGTACCACGGAGAGGATGAGCTGTTGGCTCTGCAGACTGAGGCGTATGGCAAGTTTACCGTTGCCAATCCCATTCATCCCGATGTCTTCCCTGGCGTGCGCAAGATGGAGGCTGAAGTTGTCGCCATGGTTCTGAGCATGTTCCATGCCCCTCCTGGAGCTGCTGGTACATCTACTAGCGGAGGAACTGACAGTATTCTCATGGCTTGTCTGGCCGCTCGCCAAAAGGCTTATGCTGAGCGTGGAGTGACTGAGCCCGAGATGTAAGTCAAGCTCAAGTACCACGCCTAAGCACCAATACTGACTATCCATAATAGGATTCTCCCCGAGACGGGCCACACTGCTTTCCGCAAGGCTGCCGAGTACTTCAAGATCAAGCTTCACCTCGTCGCATGCCCAGCTCCCGAGTACCAGGTTGATGTCAACGCTGTTCGCCGTCTGATCAACCCCAACACGATTATGCTAGTCGGTTCTGCTCCCAACTTCCCCCACGGTATTATCGACGACATCTCTGCTCTGTCCAAGCTTGCCCTCCGCAAGAACCTCTGGCTCCACGTCGACTGCTGTCTGGGATCCTTCCTGGTTCCCTTCCTCGAGCGTGCTGGTTTCGAAACTCTGCTTTTCGACTTCCGATTGAAGGGTGTTTCCAGTATCAGCTGTGATACTCACAAGTACGGTTTTGCGCCCAAGGGTAACTCGACTGTCCTCTACCGAACTGCCGAGCATCGAAAGTTCCAGTACTTTGTTTCTCCTGATTGGTCTGGTGGTGTCTACGCTTCTCCCGGTATGGCTGGTTCTCGACCCGGTGCCCTCATCGCTGGTTGCTGGGCTAGTTTGATGACTATGGGTGAGTCCGGTTACATCGATGCCTGCACCAAGATCGTGGGAactgccaagaagatcaccgAGGCTATCCAGACTACCCCGGCATTGGGCGGCGAGCTTGAGATTATAGGCAAGCCGCTTGTCTCAGTCGTTGCATTCACAGCTCGCAATCTCAACGTCTACGATATTGCCGACGGTATGGGCGCCAAGGGATGGCACCTCAACGCTCTTCAGAACCCCCCTGCCATCCACGTCGCCGTCACTCTGCCCATCACCAAGGTCTGGGAGAAGCTCATTGCCGACCTCGAAGCTGTCGTCGAGGAAGAGCGTGAGAAGGAGCGTGTTCGTCTAGTTGAGGGCAAGGGTACCCATGGTAAGGCCATGGGTGATGCCTCAGCATTGTACGGTGTTGCTGGCTCTTTGCCCAACAAGAGCGTTGTTGTCGATCTGGCGAGTGGATTCTTAGATCTGTTGTACAAGGCGTAAATGTTTTTGGGGAACTAAACGGAAATGGAGGCGCAAAGTAGTGGCTGTCAGGAACTGCATTTTTGTTTACGGGAGCAGGCGTTGGCGTTCTAACCACTATAGGACGCTTATCATGTATTGACATTTGAGTACATGCCATATCGGTGCTGTGAAGGGATTATCGTTGCTATAGTGTTTGATGTTCAGAATCAAATCGAATGATAAACATGTCCAGGTACCAATCATGTTGTGAGGCGAATGGCGAATTCTAGATCGTGATCTGGTACAATAGACTTCTCCAGGTTATGACGAATAGGATAATGTGTTCCTGACTAGTTTATACCTGTTCCTATGCTGCGTAACGCGGTTAACGTGTCAAAATGTTTCTCAAATGACAGACTCTTCCCAGACCGCAACTCTCTCTTTGCATCCTCGGCAATCGCGTTTGAAACGCTCCAATGTCAACCGTTAGATACATGGAGATCGTGGGTCTCTCTCTATTGAGTAGAAGTTAAACACTTGTTCGTCAATGATTCAACATTTCCAAATTACAAACTTATTTGGTTGGTCAGGACATCTGCCGAGCCTTGGGGAGGATCTCACTCGCATCATATGCATCCCCTATGTCATTTCTGTTTCCATGTTCCACTCACAATGTTTCTATGTATCTTTCGTTTCTTCCTTTTGTGTGTTTCATGATGCATTTTATTAGGTATACATacatatattttttttaatttttacaTCCGTTGTGTCTCGCCTCTCTCGCCTCGTGGGATCAAGTCATCCAATGAGTGTTTCTGCGGGATATGGGCAAGTTTTTAATGCGTGTTCCAATTGGAAAAGAAGGTTTGGCATGGACGATCAACCTCGTGAACAATTGCGGCCCAATGAAGAGGGGGAGCGTGGTTCTTTGGGATAAAGGGTCCTTTGGTGTGGTGGGTTGGGTGAGTGACTTGAGACCATTCTGACATATGGAGGGGGAAATCagggtttttttttttcgagTTGTGACATGTTTACTCGTAAATAAATTTCGATATCGTGGAAATTCTACGAGCTATAAATGTTTTCTGTTAATTAAAAGCTGTGGGTTTTCATGTCAAGTTTATTCTTGTATTTGTATACcataaatagtttataatcGCCTCTTGTTAATACCATGGCACCGTTATAGTTGCAGCCAGAGATAGAAACATGTATGTCATATCGGGGAAGCCTGACGCCAGCATGCAGGGATCTATCAAGCTGCAACTTGTACTCCATCTCTCATGGGAATGCTTCCCTTCAGCTCGCCCGACCAGATCACTTCCTATCTTGTCACCATCACCGTGAGACCCTTACTCGTGGTAGCCTCTTCTCTCTTAGTAGTTACTGTACCAGCGGGCCTCAGGGCCCTGCTGCGTAACCCATTTACTCCATTTTGCAGATGGCGATCCTAGTCTTGTTGCGGTCAAAGATGGTCCTTTTTGTGTCATGTTCAAGTTTATTCTGTAGTTAGTAGTCTGATAATTTATTTGGTGTTAATGTTTCTGCATGTATAAGCCCAACATTTCGTCCCTCCCTCAGCCCAGACTTACTTATCCTACTCTGCTTtactcagctcagctcaccTCTTGTTATCAATTACTGCACTTCTTTTATCTCTTGACTCTTATTGATAAAGCTGGCGTTATTGCCTTTTATCTACTTTTTGTTTTAATTCCCTCtgtcttccttctccttctttcgtGTGTTACCACCTTTGCattatccttcttctttttctcttacATGCTGTGTTCTTCATCTCACAAACAAAAAGTGAGCTACCGCTGTGTAAGGTTACTATGCTTGCTGGACCATCGCCATCTCCGATCTCTTCGTTGGCTATGAATGGAGGAATGTCTACTGGGAGGGTGCACAAGGCGGAGACAGGCAGTATTCAAATACCCCAGAGAAAGACTGCCCCGAAAGATGATGAATCCATTGCTTCCGGTTCAACTGCTTCGACCGATAGTCACATGAAGAAGCGGCTCAGCGCAGACATGTCCAAAGAACAAGTTGAAGATCTGGTGAGGAAGTTGACGATTGATGAGATGAAGACGAAATGGTTCGATGAGATCTTTGAGAAAGTCAAGTCTGAGCGTAAGTCAACAACTTTGTTATATTCAGTATCGTCTTACTGACCAGTTTTGCAGTCGTAGAAGAACATTCACCAACAAACAGTACACCTTCGTCTTCAGAACCCCCAAGTCCCAAGTCAGATCCTGTCAAACCCACTCCTTCTCAACAACCGACTCATCAAGAACCTGTTCGAGAGAACACAAAGAAACTCGATCAAACCACTCATTCATACGAGTCCAACAACAAGCCCAAGGATCCCGTTTCATCCAACCGTAACTCCTTCGGTACCACTGGTAGCCCGTCAACATCCTACGTCTCCGACTCTACCTCCTCCAaccagcaccaccaccagcagTATCCATCACGACCAAAGTCAGTCCCACTACCACCTCAACCTACCACCTCGAAAGCGCGTCCTTCTGTTCGATTCTCAAAGTCTCCCATCATCTTGAATGAGGAGCCTGAACCTCGACATTCAGTACCGCCACGTCCAGCATCACGATCAGCGATACCTTCTGATCCAGCAAAACAGGGTCCGACACTATCCGCAGTAGACCTGAAATGGGGACGACTGTTTGATGATAGAGGTGACCCTACTCCCAGGCTTGGTCAGGTTCTCCGAGGAATCGCCAACTATTTGGTATGATATCTCGGTAGTATGTTATGCTGCTCATAACTGACTTTGTGTAGATTATCGAGTACAGTCCTCGCAACTCTCTAGTCGTCACACCGGAAAAGCTCAAGGTATTCTACCACGAATACAAGCTTGACACGGAAACATTTCCGTTCCAACGTATGTATAAGCTCTCAATCCAGACACAACTCGTCTAACCATACCAGAAATCTTTGACTGTCGACCACACGGAGCTTTAGATAACCTCGAAACTCTATATCAACACCTACGATGTGAGAACCACCTCGTCCAGAGACGACCAGGTGGCATGCCTCACATCCCATCTCTCACTCCAGCTGGTTTCGAGCGGTGGATGACTTGTCAGATTCGAGCGTTCCCTGAGCAGGAAGCCAAGCGATTGAACCTCATCATGGCTGATCTTCCTATCATCGCTGATGGTGGTTTCGAAGACGGTAAGCCTGAAAGGCTACCGAAGCAGCTTTCTCGACATCTCCTTCCAGTGACTCGTGATCGCGAGACATATGATGACGTGGTGGATGCCATCACTGGATGGATCAAACGTACCGAGGAGAACGAGTCTGATCTCAGGCGGACTTCATCCGAGGACGTTTACAAATCTTCGCCAAAGGACGACAGGTCAGGACGATACAGGCCAGATGACTACCGGGATCGGGATACCAAATATCGACGGGGTTCAAAGGATAGCCACAAAACACCACCGTTATCTCGCTCTGCATTTATGCCCCGGGCCAATTCAGACACCACCGTCCGCCCTTCCAAGGACTCCTCTCCCGTACCTTCAGGCTCAAGTCACAGATCCAGAAGTCCTATTCCATCTAGCCGTTATCGCCATTCTACCTCATCACTTGACGGCGGTGCCAACGCGGCTGACAATTACGACTCGCCTTCTCCTGGCCATCGAAACGGCAGCAGTCGACGCAGTCGGGATAAAGAGTATCGATACTCCTCAAGTCGTGATCCAAAGTCATCCCTCGAATCAATTCCTCGAACATTACCTCGTAGAGATGGTGATCGTCGCTCGAGCCTGATCTTTGAAGAGACTGGCAAGGATCCTAATGGGATGACTTATGATGAATACTTGCGCATGAACCCACGACCAATGCGGAATGCTGTTGTTGACGATGGAGGCCATTATCGAACTCCTTACTCTAGCGGAAGCGATGAGCGAGTTCGTTGACATGTTTTCTTCCAGTTCAAGCAacatatttttcttttactatttttGGGGGgtatattttcttataaaagTCTTGGAGTCTTACGGTGGGAAGATCAGCTCTCgaacctttttttctttctctttcttttaatCTTCTTTGTCAATGAATTTACGACTTTACGCGACAAAATTGACGCAATATATGActtcttattttctttacgACAAGTTCATTCTTACATGGTGTTATGGTAACGTACGATGATGAGGTGGGACTTTGAGGAGGCTCTAACTAGTCTTCGCATGAAATACAACTACTCCCGTTCGTTGCACGTTGCTTCTGTGTTCTGTCCCTCCGATGATCGTTTCAGAAGAAATGTATTTACGACGTTTGACAGCCACGTGGTTTGGCAGAGCACAACTCATTCGTGATCGACATGATTGTGAAAGAGATCATTGATGTTGAGAGAGTACAAACGACTCTATGGTATGGACCGAGGAGGAAACCCGTGTCGTACTGGGCTGTTCCTTAGAACTCATGTACTATGAACTAGCTGGGATGTTCCTGAACGCGGGGGACGCGGAACTAGGGTCCCTCATCGTCGAGCATTGTTTGCATTGACATTGATGGAGATTGATCAACAACACGGTCAGGGATGTTATATTGAGCATAGGGCTCGCTTAAAGGATCCACGTCAACGTTGGGTCGATGCTAATTTGCGAACACAAAGGCACGTCCAGTCTATCAATTGATGCTATCTGATCAGGAAAACTCATATATCCCCTTTTTAATGTCATGCCTGCTATCATGAATTGTCTAACAgtagtaaaaaaataaagctcCGACTTTAACAATGTGAAGAAACCAAAGCTATGGGTTTCCAGTAGATACCGTGACATTAAAATGTTTTGAATGGGCATTGCTGCCAAGTGTGAAATAAACGATCGCTATGTCGCAATGCACCAGTTTTATGCAAGATAGAGAGGGAAAGAGACACACAAAAGTGCTTGCTTCCGAAAAAGGGTATCTGATGTTGATGGATTGCGGTGGTGTAATCAAAGGTAGCATTACGAAGTTGAGACAGGAGAAAATATATGACTTTGGTCATTACTCTGGTTGAATTGAGAACGAATCGtatagaaaaaagaataaagcgAAACGTCGTAAAGCGTTAAGGCGTGAGCGCGCAATTATAGTGAGAGATTAAGTACGTCGTGAATCGTATAAGCGTCGTTGTGCATTGCTGCTATTTTGTCCCGGAAAAAGAAAGCCAATGTCATGCTGGTGATCCAGGATATGGCGAACCGAGACTGGATAAACTGGCGATACTGGAGCGGTTGACACGTTTTCGTTTGAGGGCTTGGTAATCTTTCTTGAATGAGGATATGCATCTTTGGAGTTCTTTGTCGGGGTGTGCGGGCATTTGAATCTCGACAGCCTTGAGACAAATGCGAAGATACTGTAGTTCATCATCATTCTCGCGCAATTCTTGCTCGCTGTTGAATGTTAGAATGGTTGATGGTAGGGAACAAAAGGTAGACTTACAGATGAGATATGCGGTTCTGGAGAAAGATAATGCGCTGAGCAGCACGCTCGGCGCGCTCAATAAGAAGGCCTTGGATATGCTGCAGAATTGTAAGTAATTGGATGGGTAAAGGTGAGAGTTTCGACATACATCGGACTCTTCTTGACGAGCCTTGAGGTTTTCAACGAGCTGAGACATCTCCTCGTTGAGTTGTGTGACCTCCTGGATAACCTTCTTCGCCTGCGCTACCGTCATTCCCAGGTTTGGTGGAGGATCGGGCTCTGGTGTCGGTTCTGGTGCGGGATCCCTTCTAATAGATGCACCCAGATCTGAAAAGCGTGTCTTAAAGGCCGATCCTGGGGTACTGAAGATGGATTCACCAGGGCTGTACATGTCCAGACTCACGGGTCGTCGGATGTTTGGTCGGGGCGACGGTGTTGATGGCACGGAAAATGAGACAGTCTTCTTAAGCATCTTTGTCCCTTCCAGCTGATCCAGTTGCGCAGTGAGAATGTCGACGCCACTATCGTCGAGAAGGTCATCTTCGCCCGTGGTAAGCTCGTGAGCTAGCTGGCTCAACCTTTGCGCCAAAACATCGCGACTGTTGCGCGGTCGGTTATTCCGGCGCAcagaaggagaagagttTCGGGATGAGTCGTTTATGGAGGATATTCTCGAATGGTTGGACTGTTCTCTCTTTTGAGGGCTCACGCGGCCGGTGGAGAATCCGAGACTGGAAGCCACACTCGGGCTAGACAATAACGAGGGGGTTCTTAGACCTGGAATGTCTTGGTCGTCGTGGTATCGGTCTCGAAATTCATTGCGGTAATTGCTGTCGATGGATCCATAAGAGAAGTATCCGGGTGTTGTGGATTTGGATGAAGGACTTGATAGAGGGTGCTTGCGATCCGGTGTTGTGAAGATGTACTGCTGATCCGAGACTGAAGACGCGGCGTCGGCCTCTACTGCAGCAAGTGCGGCAGCAGGATCTTCGTCAATGGAAGCGAGATCCATGATatattgttgttattgtatTGAAGTGTTGTATTGTTTTTGTTGATTGATGTCTTTTTTTGCCTCGATTGGTGGTAGTATTTGAGACTTTGGGGTAAGCGACAATGGGTAAGGTAGTACAGAAACAGACGCGCGCAAAGCAACACAGTTAATACCGACAGAGAGGCACACAAACACACACAAAAGACAAAGCTCCAATGTTTCCCGCGAGCGAGACCTTTTTACGCGCTCTTAACTTAAAGAGAAGCGAAGCGAGGCTCGACTTCCAGAACCCGCCTAAAATAAATGAGCACCACCTCAGAACCTCGACCGACGTGTTCAAGAGTGGAGCCCAAGTAAGGGATCCCAGCTTCACCGACTCCCTGGCCACGTCCACCAACCAGCAGAGCAGAGATGGAAAAATTAAAGGGCCCCGCGTGGGCCGCAGCCAGGAGCCagcctgacctgacctggcGCTGTTCAGGGCCTGTCAAAGTTGGAAGGAAAAAGGGGGGCGGAAGGAAGGAGAACCGAAATATGACTCTGTCGCGATAATCTCGATAAATTTATCGGTTTTAAAAGCCACCAaaaatgttgttgttgctcttTCAGCCTTTGACGTCGGCTGTTTCTTGATTGATCAAGGTAACATAAGCATATCTTATCAAGTTATCTATCTGCCACCTCTTTTTAGACCTTCCGTCCCGTTGAGAGGGCGGGGAAACTCAATGAATGGACGACAATCAACGGGAAGTATGGGATCAGACCCATATTTAATCCGAGCCAATTAAATAACATCAAAAGCAAGGTACGTCATGTCTTCGATACGCTCCCCGATGCCGTACATTGCCCTTCCATTAGACGCCCAATTTTTATGTACGATTGAGTTGTCCACTCTCATAGTGATGAGTTGGTTCCAAAATGAGGCgctttttgtctttgttgcTGGGCAGCTACGTTGCTTTGCCTTTGTCACTACAGCAGGCAAACTTGATTATCCAGTCACGTGAATGAGTGAATTGATCGAGTCATCAATCCATTTCGGTATTCCGAGACTCGGATGACAACGCATACTGGAGCTTCCTTAGGCAGACTCGAGTGAGGGTCTTTTGAGTCTTAGCATTTCCTTGAAACAGGCAAAGCTATGAGCTGGAGCAGAGCCATGAGGACTCTGCTTCATCAGAGCTGTGCGTTGTTTAGATTGCTGGCACATGACGGTACCTGAATATGTCTCACCACGTCGTACATACTTCAAGTGCTTGCATGAACTCACGATAACGAAAGTAGCTTACGCTCACCCATATACCAACTACCACAACCATAACCATAACATGACTTGATATTATCGTCAACTTACTATACAGCTAGTCCGTGTCCTCGATGGCGTGCCT carries:
- a CDS encoding hypothetical protein (TransMembrane:1 (o35-54i)~BUSCO:15277at5125) produces the protein MASPPHVGSLSRLPANLRGSIESVKRGRHNVSWPLLNLDLLRNILLFLFFWRWTRRAFWQLRGRGILGSVVELYTNIRRILYGYFLRAPGVRGKVQQQVNESLVKLSDKLVPKDQIRYLTLPKEGFSHDVVRSELENLANMDHTRWEDGYVSGAVYHGEDELLALQTEAYGKFTVANPIHPDVFPGVRKMEAEVVAMVLSMFHAPPGAAGTSTSGGTDSILMACLAARQKAYAERGVTEPEMILPETGHTAFRKAAEYFKIKLHLVACPAPEYQVDVNAVRRLINPNTIMLVGSAPNFPHGIIDDISALSKLALRKNLWLHVDCCLGSFLVPFLERAGFETLLFDFRLKGVSSISCDTHKYGFAPKGNSTVLYRTAEHRKFQYFVSPDWSGGVYASPGMAGSRPGALIAGCWASLMTMGESGYIDACTKIVGTAKKITEAIQTTPALGGELEIIGKPLVSVVAFTARNLNVYDIADGMGAKGWHLNALQNPPAIHVAVTLPITKVWEKLIADLEAVVEEEREKERVRLVEGKGTHGKAMGDASALYGVAGSLPNKSVVVDLASGFLDLLYKA